In a genomic window of Deltaproteobacteria bacterium:
- a CDS encoding transglutaminase family protein, whose translation MDFDSEVARHDAETAAAGLSIWVGGEPTFTDRFSQAAEWLGAALGEDKRRRAEELARLLQQRLGGGMILRSVGRQYPGEDRPRFSLGIYRRRDGSACWCGPPDPLELEPRPEQLTPPAELAQRLRARLAEELRAAGASVTCFEVDGAQPHRLAFRPQGDAGADEPVEDEALLERPPLHLRPLPLAGLTDRLAERGSLLVTFGEADPVLDPAGSGSLAVELPHFSDIEFYFQFLGWLGRAAVAEGLATLILAGYPPPVSALVEHTTLTPDPGVLEVNMAPAANVAEYLWRLRTVFEAAESVGLSPLRYRYDGTVTDSGGGGHLTFGGPAPEESPFFRAPHLLPALLGYLSQHPSLSYLFANDSVGGASQAPRPDEGLAESFRELALAVRLLSRRERPTPFELWSALSPFLVDSAGNTHRAEVNVEKLWNPYLPGRGQLGVVEFRALRMAPTPERAAAVATLLRSVCVLLGRNAAWPELRDYGPELHDRFALPFFLAQDLEEVLGELDEAGLGLGAPVVEALAEEEDREVGRASWEGCELVVRQAVEFWPLVGDAASQERGTSRWVDSSTVRQELVLRPLSGEAADLEGRRLVVDGVRLPLRLERDRRGPALVLGLRYRTFDPSPGLHPLLRAHGPVTLHGLKAGDPQALSITLHPWRPAGGGYPGLPEDDVAARARREERFVVGRGPATQTLWDAPLPPAEAPYCLDLRWLQAGL comes from the coding sequence GTGGACTTCGACAGCGAGGTGGCGCGTCACGACGCGGAGACCGCCGCCGCCGGTCTCTCGATCTGGGTGGGCGGAGAGCCGACCTTCACGGATCGCTTCTCGCAGGCCGCGGAGTGGCTGGGTGCGGCGCTCGGAGAGGACAAGCGCCGGCGCGCGGAGGAGCTGGCGCGGCTGCTGCAGCAGCGTCTCGGCGGGGGGATGATCCTGCGCAGCGTCGGACGGCAGTACCCCGGAGAGGACCGCCCGCGCTTCTCGCTCGGGATCTACCGCCGCCGCGACGGGTCGGCCTGCTGGTGCGGGCCCCCCGATCCGCTCGAGCTCGAACCCCGCCCAGAGCAGCTCACCCCTCCCGCGGAACTAGCGCAGCGCCTCCGGGCCCGGCTCGCGGAGGAGCTTCGCGCCGCGGGGGCGTCCGTCACGTGCTTCGAGGTCGACGGGGCGCAACCTCACCGGCTGGCATTTCGCCCGCAGGGCGACGCGGGCGCCGACGAGCCGGTGGAAGACGAGGCGCTCCTCGAACGCCCTCCGCTGCACCTGCGGCCGCTCCCGCTCGCGGGGCTCACCGACCGGCTGGCCGAGCGGGGGAGCTTGCTCGTCACCTTCGGGGAGGCGGACCCCGTGCTGGACCCGGCGGGGTCGGGGAGCCTGGCCGTCGAGCTGCCGCACTTTTCCGATATAGAGTTCTATTTCCAATTCCTCGGGTGGCTCGGCCGCGCGGCCGTCGCGGAGGGGCTGGCGACCCTGATCCTGGCGGGGTACCCGCCCCCCGTCAGCGCGCTCGTCGAGCACACCACCTTGACCCCCGACCCCGGGGTGCTCGAGGTGAACATGGCGCCCGCGGCGAACGTCGCCGAGTATCTCTGGCGCCTCCGCACGGTCTTCGAGGCTGCGGAGTCGGTGGGCCTCTCGCCCTTGCGCTATCGGTACGATGGGACGGTGACCGACTCCGGCGGTGGCGGCCACCTGACCTTCGGGGGGCCCGCGCCGGAGGAGAGCCCCTTCTTTCGCGCGCCGCACCTTCTACCGGCGCTCCTCGGCTACCTGAGCCAGCACCCCTCGCTCTCGTACCTCTTCGCCAACGACTCGGTCGGGGGGGCGAGCCAGGCCCCTCGTCCCGACGAGGGCCTCGCGGAGAGCTTCCGGGAGCTCGCGCTGGCCGTGCGACTGCTCTCGCGCAGGGAGCGTCCGACACCCTTCGAGCTCTGGTCAGCGCTCTCTCCCTTCCTCGTCGATTCGGCCGGGAACACCCACCGCGCCGAGGTGAACGTCGAGAAGCTCTGGAACCCGTACCTGCCGGGGCGCGGGCAGCTCGGGGTGGTGGAGTTTCGCGCCCTGCGCATGGCGCCGACGCCCGAGCGCGCGGCGGCCGTCGCGACGCTCTTGCGCAGCGTTTGCGTGCTTCTCGGGAGGAACGCCGCCTGGCCGGAGCTCAGGGACTACGGTCCGGAGCTCCACGACCGCTTCGCGCTGCCGTTCTTCTTGGCGCAGGACCTGGAGGAGGTGCTCGGGGAGCTCGACGAGGCCGGTCTCGGACTCGGGGCGCCCGTGGTCGAGGCGCTGGCGGAGGAGGAGGACCGCGAGGTGGGACGCGCGAGCTGGGAAGGGTGCGAGCTGGTCGTCCGGCAGGCCGTGGAGTTCTGGCCGCTGGTCGGCGACGCCGCGTCGCAGGAGCGTGGAACGTCGCGGTGGGTGGATTCGAGCACGGTGCGGCAGGAGCTCGTGCTCCGTCCGCTGAGCGGAGAGGCCGCGGACCTGGAAGGGCGGCGGCTCGTTGTGGACGGGGTGCGGCTTCCGCTGCGGCTCGAGCGCGATCGCCGCGGACCCGCGCTCGTGCTGGGCCTGCGCTACCGCACCTTCGACCCCTCGCCAGGGCTCCATCCGCTGCTGCGCGCGCACGGGCCGGTGACGCTCCACGGACTCAAGGCCGGAGATCCGCAGGCCCTCTCGATCACGCTGCACCCCTGGAGGCCCGCCGGGGGAGGGTACCCGGGGCTCCCCGAGGACGACGTCGCCGCGCGGGCGCGCCGCGAGGAGCGTTTCGTGGTGGGTAGGGGGCCGGCCACGCAGACCCTCTGGGACGCGCCCCTGCCCCCGGCGGAGGCGCCGTACTGCCTCGACCTGCGGTGGCTCCAAGCCGGGCTCTGA
- the dacB gene encoding D-alanyl-D-alanine carboxypeptidase/D-alanyl-D-alanine-endopeptidase has protein sequence MARVSLAAALLLGGCLHPRGAAPPGRLASTVLPAGRALPRPAAPASQPTTSPASQPAATSQPAVDRTEQLRTLLQAELAHPDLAKAKVSLVAAPLLEGEPLFSAEPEARRLPASNAKLLTTSAAAALLPGRYQFVTEVSRKGVAGPLYLWSTGDPVLRRADLVRLARAVRAEGVTKARGVVVDASHFEPRTLAPGFESFAEGSYYRPSSGALNVDGNVLVIQVSAPADRKRPRVDVFPPSDYVIVRKRVRYSPAKRGKALKGSQVKITLQVRGATIWITVAGTIGRKAPPYQTRRAVPNPALNVGWAFRRALKDEGVTVLGGVRAGRRPREGKVLARRVRALQDVLLAANRDSDNLAAETLVRAMGQLRPAAASETDDEEPPTPRAAVQLDSWGRGLARLTEALGALGVTDFKLSNGSGLDRRAHVTAQGMVALLRRVYGDPKLRALLLPTLSVAGRSGTLGGRLRGTPAAGVVRGKTGTLAGALALSGYVDVGGPHPLVFSMLVNGRADRRARSHIDRVAELLARFAKGLPLATETPASAPSTQPVSEETPPDEG, from the coding sequence GTGGCCCGGGTCAGCCTCGCGGCCGCGCTGCTCCTCGGCGGCTGCCTCCACCCGCGCGGGGCAGCGCCCCCCGGGCGGCTCGCCTCCACGGTGCTCCCCGCGGGACGCGCGCTCCCCCGCCCCGCAGCGCCGGCCAGTCAGCCCACGACCTCCCCGGCGAGTCAGCCCGCGGCCACGAGCCAGCCGGCCGTGGACCGCACGGAGCAGCTGCGCACACTCCTCCAGGCCGAGCTCGCCCACCCCGACCTGGCCAAGGCCAAGGTCTCCCTCGTCGCGGCGCCGCTCCTCGAAGGTGAGCCGCTCTTCTCCGCCGAGCCCGAGGCCCGTCGCCTCCCCGCGTCGAACGCCAAGCTCCTCACCACGAGCGCCGCCGCCGCGCTCCTGCCCGGGCGCTATCAGTTCGTGACCGAAGTGAGCCGCAAAGGGGTCGCGGGGCCGCTCTACCTGTGGAGCACGGGCGACCCGGTCTTGCGGCGCGCCGACCTGGTGCGCCTGGCACGCGCCGTACGCGCCGAAGGAGTGACCAAGGCGCGCGGCGTCGTCGTGGATGCGAGCCATTTCGAGCCGCGCACCCTGGCCCCCGGCTTCGAGTCCTTCGCCGAGGGCTCATACTACCGGCCCAGCTCGGGCGCCCTGAACGTGGACGGCAACGTGCTCGTGATCCAGGTCAGCGCGCCGGCCGATCGCAAGCGCCCGCGCGTAGACGTCTTCCCGCCGTCGGACTACGTCATCGTGCGCAAGCGCGTACGGTACAGCCCCGCCAAGCGCGGCAAAGCCCTGAAGGGGTCCCAGGTGAAGATCACGCTGCAGGTACGCGGCGCCACGATCTGGATCACCGTCGCCGGCACGATCGGCCGCAAGGCCCCCCCCTACCAGACGCGGCGCGCCGTGCCGAACCCCGCCCTCAACGTGGGCTGGGCCTTCCGCCGCGCTCTGAAGGACGAGGGGGTCACCGTCCTCGGCGGAGTACGTGCGGGTCGACGTCCGCGCGAGGGCAAGGTGCTCGCGCGACGCGTTCGCGCGCTGCAGGACGTGCTGCTCGCCGCCAACCGGGACAGCGACAACCTGGCCGCCGAGACGCTGGTCCGGGCCATGGGCCAGCTCCGCCCCGCCGCCGCCTCCGAGACCGACGACGAGGAGCCGCCGACTCCTCGCGCGGCCGTCCAGCTCGATAGCTGGGGGCGCGGGCTGGCGCGCCTCACGGAGGCGCTCGGCGCCCTCGGCGTGACGGACTTCAAGCTCTCGAACGGCTCGGGCCTGGACCGCCGCGCCCACGTCACGGCGCAGGGGATGGTCGCGCTGCTCCGGCGCGTGTACGGCGACCCCAAGCTCCGCGCCCTGCTCCTGCCGACGCTCTCGGTGGCGGGGCGCTCGGGGACGCTCGGAGGGCGCCTCAGGGGGACTCCGGCCGCGGGCGTCGTGCGCGGCAAGACGGGGACCCTCGCCGGCGCGCTCGCGCTGAGCGGCTACGTGGACGTGGGCGGTCCCCATCCGCTGGTCTTCAGCATGCTCGTCAACGGCCGCGCCGATCGCCGCGCGCGAAGCCACATCGATCGCGTGGCGGAGCTCCTCGCGCGCTTCGCGAAGGGCCTGCCCCTCGCCACCGAGACGCCTGCCTCCGCCCCATCCACACAGCCCGTGTCGGAAGAGACACCTCCCGACGAGGGCTGA
- a CDS encoding DUF2914 domain-containing protein, giving the protein MRNAYAIYSTVTLALTLLGRAALAEPSPARPGKPEPAAHEVKLTKLTFARKLEARRPVEAAESFSTDGGRIYGHLELENRGEPTRVVMVWERDGKVRQRSTLVVGRGKTWRTWSYLRAVEGSEGEWKVKVHDARGTALGEGTVTIGGGC; this is encoded by the coding sequence ATGCGAAACGCGTACGCGATCTACTCCACCGTCACCCTGGCCCTCACCCTGCTCGGTCGCGCAGCGCTCGCCGAGCCCTCGCCCGCCAGGCCCGGCAAGCCCGAGCCGGCCGCGCACGAGGTAAAGCTCACCAAGCTCACCTTCGCGCGCAAGCTCGAGGCACGAAGGCCCGTCGAGGCCGCCGAGTCGTTCTCCACCGACGGCGGGCGCATCTACGGTCACCTGGAGCTCGAGAACCGGGGCGAGCCGACGCGGGTGGTGATGGTCTGGGAGCGCGACGGCAAGGTTCGGCAGCGCAGCACGCTCGTCGTGGGCCGCGGCAAGACCTGGCGCACCTGGTCCTACCTGCGCGCGGTCGAGGGGTCAGAAGGAGAGTGGAAGGTGAAGGTGCACGACGCGCGCGGAACGGCGCTCGGCGAAGGGACGGTCACGATCGGCGGGGGCTGCTAG
- a CDS encoding GatB/YqeY domain-containing protein — MSIKEALNAELKDAMRAKDQPRLNVIRQVETEISVARAAPGFKGTVDDALYLQVIAAYVKKMDKARQEYAGLGERGREQVQQLGYEITYLSRWLPTKLDEAQTRALVKQAIAELGVTDGKSIGRLVGHLMKSHKDELDGGLVNRVAREELGG, encoded by the coding sequence GTGAGCATCAAGGAGGCACTGAACGCGGAGCTCAAGGACGCCATGCGCGCCAAGGATCAGCCGCGCCTGAACGTGATTCGCCAGGTGGAGACCGAGATCTCGGTCGCTCGCGCGGCTCCGGGCTTCAAGGGGACCGTGGATGACGCGCTCTACCTGCAGGTGATCGCGGCCTACGTGAAGAAGATGGACAAGGCGCGGCAGGAGTACGCCGGGCTCGGCGAGCGGGGGCGGGAGCAGGTGCAGCAGCTGGGCTACGAGATCACCTACCTGTCGCGCTGGCTGCCGACGAAGCTGGACGAGGCGCAGACGCGCGCGCTGGTGAAACAGGCCATCGCGGAGCTGGGCGTGACGGACGGGAAGTCGATCGGGCGACTGGTGGGGCACCTGATGAAGAGCCACAAGGACGAGCTCGACGGGGGGCTCGTCAACCGGGTGGCCCGCGAGGAGCTCGGGGGATAG
- a CDS encoding metallophosphoesterase: protein MLRRRGWLLLLSLLAAPVRAEVPARPEPVPPGSWPARLLQPQSYLRPLRAARRTLEAQGGLLRLRPDLLTILVPDLHGRRDYLDAVLRTRDPELGQSYRALLAQGRVQLVCLGDVMHSEHRGSLWRRGMPDEAMALEMGESLGTLTRVANLQHRYPGLVHLLRGNHDDVGPLAPVAGQNLPLQVRRTREFLGARFGEAFVGELARFFAALPIAASGPGFVLAHSAPMFSIGRDEVERRAERATVSLTRARMPSFDQLRRQSQGPADAAAGLERALGELGLGGPAQLFIHGHLWASPLEVRGREVWFGHLEDQTFLRLDPRRPLEPWNQLHEAGSGKRVPVPVPAP, encoded by the coding sequence ATGCTCAGGCGCCGGGGCTGGCTGCTCCTGCTGTCCCTTCTCGCGGCTCCCGTCCGCGCGGAGGTCCCCGCCCGCCCCGAGCCCGTTCCCCCGGGGAGCTGGCCCGCCCGCCTTCTCCAGCCGCAGAGCTACCTCCGTCCGCTCCGCGCCGCCCGACGAACACTCGAGGCCCAGGGGGGCCTGCTCCGCCTGCGACCCGACCTGCTCACGATCCTCGTCCCCGACCTGCACGGCCGACGGGACTACCTGGATGCGGTCCTCCGCACGCGCGACCCGGAGCTCGGCCAGAGCTACCGCGCGCTCCTCGCCCAGGGACGCGTGCAGCTCGTCTGCCTCGGAGACGTGATGCACAGCGAGCATCGCGGAAGCCTCTGGCGGCGCGGCATGCCTGACGAGGCGATGGCCCTCGAGATGGGCGAATCGCTCGGCACGCTCACACGCGTCGCGAACCTCCAGCACCGGTACCCGGGCCTCGTGCACCTTCTGCGTGGCAACCACGACGACGTGGGCCCCCTCGCACCCGTCGCGGGCCAGAACCTTCCGCTGCAGGTGCGGCGCACGCGCGAGTTCCTCGGCGCGCGCTTCGGCGAGGCGTTCGTGGGCGAGCTCGCGCGCTTCTTCGCCGCGCTGCCCATCGCGGCGAGCGGCCCCGGCTTCGTGCTCGCGCACTCCGCGCCGATGTTCTCCATCGGCCGCGACGAGGTGGAGCGCCGCGCGGAGCGAGCGACGGTCTCCCTCACCCGCGCGCGGATGCCCTCCTTCGACCAGCTACGGCGCCAGAGTCAGGGACCGGCCGACGCGGCCGCGGGGCTCGAGAGGGCACTCGGCGAGCTCGGGCTCGGCGGCCCGGCGCAGCTCTTCATCCACGGCCACCTGTGGGCGAGCCCCCTCGAGGTACGGGGACGCGAGGTCTGGTTCGGACACCTCGAGGACCAGACCTTCCTGCGCCTCGATCCGCGGCGACCGCTCGAGCCCTGGAACCAGCTCCACGAGGCGGGGAGCGGCAAGCGGGTCCCGGTCCCCGTCCCCGCGCCGTAG
- a CDS encoding S1 RNA-binding domain-containing protein, whose protein sequence is MTFWQYLQASKTIDLQGMTELLGERFVELAARGHSVADLVGHFADEFGHLPIERLRRLSHAHRSYQTWRKRKTQLEEARKKAQLAPLPEEVFVHAPQLHQLDALYRAARLVTPEIAASEARTSGVLEAGVEIWTQCFALALQQGLVRSQVVDSQHPEAGRYDAYVRVTETLAEVAPHRWFAMRRGEREGVLKLELELPRDAMAAQVELRKGRLGPVAAERTASSLLEELVLDDLAPWLLKVMDQDAEAKAIAAASESLGGLLRSAPVQARRLGAVYLTRAGQPAALVVTDREGELLFQKVWKAEGSWIQRLQEAAQEQEANQIALPTSCPSPELAATLEAQLAAAGLQIVKVRSAAINEAKQPLMAPPQRLSTSVAAALVLARRALDPLKEWSAIDPVSIGIAEYQNELDADRLRAALTEAVELCRLERRRGKATQMGAPVTRGGAAIAKLNPLVKNLGDLRPGMTVHGVVTNISHFGAFVNLGLSEEGLVHISELSDEFVTNPNEVVSIGQQVTAQVLSVDGPRRRISLSLKTQRAQPGLREGRGEGRGDWRGDSRSSSANTPRTKAEALANLERLFKK, encoded by the coding sequence ATGACTTTTTGGCAGTACCTCCAAGCCTCCAAAACCATCGACCTGCAGGGAATGACGGAACTCCTCGGCGAGCGCTTCGTAGAGCTCGCCGCGCGAGGTCATTCGGTAGCCGACCTCGTCGGCCACTTCGCCGACGAATTCGGCCACCTCCCCATCGAGCGGCTACGTCGTCTGAGCCACGCGCATCGGTCCTACCAGACCTGGCGCAAGCGCAAGACGCAGCTCGAGGAGGCGCGCAAGAAGGCGCAGCTCGCGCCGCTGCCCGAGGAGGTCTTCGTCCACGCGCCGCAGCTGCACCAACTCGACGCCCTCTACCGTGCCGCCCGGCTCGTCACGCCGGAGATCGCCGCGAGCGAGGCCAGGACCTCGGGTGTGCTCGAGGCGGGGGTGGAGATCTGGACGCAGTGTTTCGCGCTCGCCCTGCAGCAGGGGCTGGTCCGCTCCCAGGTCGTCGACAGCCAGCACCCCGAAGCGGGACGCTACGATGCCTACGTGCGGGTCACGGAGACGCTCGCCGAGGTGGCCCCCCACCGCTGGTTCGCGATGCGGCGGGGCGAACGCGAAGGGGTCCTGAAGCTCGAGCTGGAATTGCCACGCGACGCGATGGCCGCCCAGGTCGAGCTGCGCAAGGGTCGACTCGGTCCCGTTGCCGCCGAGCGCACCGCCTCCTCGCTCCTCGAGGAGCTCGTGCTCGACGACCTCGCGCCCTGGCTGCTGAAGGTCATGGACCAGGACGCGGAGGCCAAGGCCATCGCCGCCGCCTCGGAGAGCCTGGGCGGCCTGCTGCGCAGCGCGCCGGTCCAGGCCCGACGCCTGGGCGCCGTCTATCTCACCCGCGCGGGGCAACCCGCCGCGCTGGTCGTCACCGACCGCGAGGGTGAGCTCCTCTTCCAGAAGGTCTGGAAAGCCGAGGGGAGCTGGATCCAGCGGCTGCAGGAAGCGGCGCAGGAACAGGAGGCCAACCAGATCGCGCTCCCCACTTCCTGCCCGAGCCCCGAGCTCGCCGCGACCCTCGAGGCGCAGCTCGCCGCCGCCGGCCTGCAGATCGTGAAGGTGCGCTCCGCGGCGATCAACGAGGCGAAGCAACCCCTCATGGCCCCGCCGCAGCGGCTCTCCACCTCCGTCGCTGCCGCGCTCGTCCTGGCCCGGCGGGCGCTCGATCCGCTCAAGGAGTGGTCGGCCATCGACCCGGTGAGCATCGGCATCGCGGAATACCAGAACGAGCTCGACGCGGACCGATTGCGCGCGGCGCTCACGGAGGCGGTGGAGCTCTGTCGCCTCGAGCGCCGGCGTGGCAAGGCGACGCAGATGGGGGCGCCGGTGACCCGCGGGGGCGCGGCGATCGCCAAGCTGAACCCCCTCGTGAAGAACCTCGGCGACCTTCGCCCCGGCATGACCGTGCACGGCGTGGTGACCAACATCAGCCACTTCGGCGCCTTCGTGAACCTCGGGCTCTCCGAGGAGGGGCTGGTCCACATCTCGGAGCTCTCGGACGAGTTCGTCACCAATCCGAACGAGGTGGTGAGCATCGGCCAGCAGGTCACCGCGCAGGTCCTGAGCGTCGACGGCCCGCGCCGCCGCATCTCCCTCAGCCTGAAGACCCAGCGCGCCCAGCCGGGCCTACGAGAGGGGCGCGGCGAGGGGCGCGGCGACTGGCGCGGAGACAGCCGCTCCTCCTCGGCGAATACGCCGCGCACCAAGGCCGAAGCGCTGGCCAATCTAGAACGTCTGTTCAAAAAATAG
- a CDS encoding RluA family pseudouridine synthase has protein sequence MAPGAARKRVLAVAAVHDGVELGALLVERLGLSAEAARRLVAQGGAYVDGRRERAPTRRLRAGEKITVYEAPRVEEGPASNPLPGTHPAAFEVAYVDEHLAVVVKPAGMPSEPDRAGSSPSLAELVRGPFGEQARLMHRLDRAASGLLLVARSLSARRVLAREVAEHRLGRRYFALVGSAPEAPFAVLRSRLQTRAGRTTESQRPEAAMAETHVRYLRAGVAAHLLEVELRTGRTHQIRAQLAAQGLPLLGDDRYDGPLAPRLGLHAHVLVLPHPEGPRLELHAPLPAALRALL, from the coding sequence GTGGCTCCCGGCGCAGCTCGCAAGCGCGTTCTCGCCGTGGCCGCGGTGCACGACGGCGTCGAGCTCGGCGCGCTCCTGGTCGAGCGCCTCGGGCTCTCCGCGGAGGCCGCACGCCGCCTCGTCGCGCAAGGAGGGGCGTACGTGGACGGGCGGCGGGAGCGCGCCCCGACGCGGCGCTTGCGTGCCGGAGAGAAGATCACCGTCTACGAGGCCCCGCGCGTGGAGGAGGGCCCGGCGTCGAACCCCCTCCCCGGGACGCACCCCGCCGCGTTCGAGGTGGCCTACGTCGACGAGCACCTCGCGGTGGTGGTCAAGCCCGCGGGCATGCCCTCGGAACCGGATCGAGCCGGCAGCTCGCCCTCCCTGGCCGAGCTCGTGCGGGGGCCCTTCGGGGAGCAGGCCCGCCTGATGCACCGATTGGATCGCGCCGCCTCGGGGCTCCTGCTCGTTGCGCGCTCCCTGTCCGCGCGGCGCGTCCTGGCGCGGGAGGTCGCGGAGCACCGGCTCGGGCGGCGCTACTTCGCGCTCGTGGGCTCGGCCCCCGAAGCTCCCTTCGCCGTGCTCCGGTCGCGGCTCCAGACCCGCGCCGGGCGCACGACCGAGAGCCAGCGTCCGGAGGCCGCGATGGCCGAGACGCATGTGCGCTACCTCCGGGCGGGGGTCGCGGCGCATCTGCTCGAGGTGGAGCTGCGGACCGGCCGCACGCACCAGATCCGCGCTCAGCTCGCGGCGCAGGGGCTGCCGCTCCTCGGGGACGACCGGTACGACGGACCTCTCGCGCCGCGCCTCGGACTGCACGCGCACGTGCTCGTCTTGCCGCACCCCGAGGGGCCTCGCCTCGAGCTGCACGCGCCGCTGCCCGCCGCGCTGCGCGCCCTGCTCTGA
- a CDS encoding SpoIID/LytB domain-containing protein: MQSRCLTGAALACGLVVSCSPARPLHRDAPESASESSADVAALLARATERAAYEVDQDPTDLRPEARRILRAQRDRPRELVLVDNLEGVRRVYASLPATIKVWRRSLGGADSCSGKVQTLPLDDYVKGVLPHEWITSWEPESLKAGAIAIRTYASSWVAQGGKYPCADLCDTTASQVYGDETNPKTNQAVDATRGQVLVKDGQLVFAEYSAENSSPTKFGVDDPPCAGKALFGHGRGMCQWGTQRWALLGKDFAWMALHYYPGATLQGGPAPLPPDAGPAADASRPLGLDGSSVPSHDGGGPTGRTDADVRFAPPEPIRTQPGSTERVLVGACQMSGEVGGGLQGLWLALAGLAVTRAARRRRAR; the protein is encoded by the coding sequence ATGCAGTCGCGCTGTCTCACCGGAGCTGCCCTGGCCTGTGGCCTGGTCGTGTCGTGCTCACCGGCCCGACCGCTCCACCGCGACGCGCCGGAGTCCGCGTCGGAGTCGTCGGCCGACGTGGCCGCGCTGCTCGCCCGCGCGACGGAGCGTGCCGCCTACGAGGTCGACCAGGACCCGACCGACCTGCGTCCCGAGGCGCGCCGCATCCTGCGCGCGCAGCGCGACCGCCCGCGAGAGCTCGTGCTGGTGGACAACTTGGAGGGCGTTCGGCGGGTCTACGCGAGCCTCCCGGCGACGATCAAGGTCTGGCGGCGGAGCCTCGGTGGGGCCGATAGCTGCAGCGGCAAGGTGCAGACGCTGCCCCTCGACGACTACGTGAAGGGGGTGCTGCCCCACGAGTGGATCACCTCCTGGGAGCCGGAGTCTCTCAAGGCCGGGGCGATCGCGATCCGGACCTACGCATCTTCGTGGGTCGCGCAAGGCGGAAAATACCCCTGTGCGGACCTTTGCGACACCACGGCCTCGCAGGTCTACGGCGACGAGACCAACCCGAAGACGAATCAGGCCGTCGACGCGACGCGGGGGCAGGTGCTCGTGAAGGACGGCCAGCTGGTCTTCGCCGAGTACTCGGCGGAGAACAGCAGCCCGACCAAGTTCGGCGTGGACGATCCGCCCTGCGCCGGCAAGGCGCTCTTCGGCCACGGCCGAGGCATGTGTCAGTGGGGGACGCAGCGTTGGGCCCTCCTGGGGAAGGACTTCGCCTGGATGGCGCTGCACTACTATCCCGGCGCCACGCTGCAGGGGGGACCTGCGCCGCTCCCTCCCGATGCCGGGCCCGCGGCGGATGCGTCGAGGCCCCTCGGCCTCGACGGGTCGAGCGTGCCTTCGCACGACGGCGGTGGGCCGACCGGACGGACGGACGCGGACGTTCGCTTTGCGCCGCCCGAACCGATCCGGACGCAGCCCGGCTCGACGGAGCGGGTGCTCGTGGGGGCGTGCCAGATGAGCGGTGAGGTCGGGGGCGGGCTCCAAGGCCTGTGGCTCGCGCTTGCCGGTCTGGCGGTCACGCGAGCCGCGCGACGGCGTCGGGCGCGGTAG
- a CDS encoding metallophosphoesterase family protein has translation MKYLRPELDLPSATHALLLSDLHLGDGTAGDLFGQKDARLLSLLERELPRMDAVVLNGDILDHQRTRTTRPIERAHPEVMAALRALPNARPVYYVLGNHEDEAEVRAAFPEMHFVSALTVGRDLCVTHGHQLDLHWSEGAHAHFAAGLHAFLERRFRRPVRQPFRDYDNWLNRVVHISFFRYTQLLRLRGALYRSVGRPARYERWRRVDTFWARGQWGDIGGIFEEAARYLDNGAPFRTLVLGHTHNPGVVGSGRWTYANLGSWALEQASWGELTQGRVRVYCAATGREYGAERYREILLGRELPDMAGWFGRYYRGFFRYDVEAIARDFPADPSPRE, from the coding sequence ATGAAGTATCTGCGCCCCGAGCTGGACCTGCCGAGCGCGACGCACGCGTTGCTGCTGTCGGACCTGCACCTCGGAGACGGCACGGCCGGGGACCTCTTCGGCCAGAAGGACGCGCGCCTGCTCTCGCTCCTCGAGAGAGAGCTCCCGCGGATGGACGCCGTGGTGCTGAACGGGGACATCCTCGACCATCAGCGCACGCGCACCACGCGGCCCATCGAACGCGCCCACCCGGAGGTCATGGCCGCGCTGCGGGCGTTGCCGAACGCGCGGCCGGTCTACTACGTGCTCGGCAACCACGAGGACGAAGCGGAGGTGCGCGCGGCGTTCCCCGAGATGCACTTCGTCTCGGCGCTGACCGTCGGGCGAGACCTGTGCGTCACGCACGGGCACCAGCTCGACCTCCACTGGTCCGAGGGTGCCCACGCCCATTTCGCCGCTGGCCTGCACGCCTTCCTCGAGCGACGGTTCCGGCGACCGGTCCGCCAGCCTTTTCGCGACTACGACAACTGGCTGAACCGCGTGGTGCACATCTCGTTCTTCCGCTACACGCAGCTGCTCCGGCTGCGCGGCGCCCTCTATCGAAGCGTCGGCAGACCCGCGCGCTACGAGCGGTGGCGCCGCGTGGATACCTTCTGGGCGCGAGGGCAGTGGGGAGACATCGGCGGGATCTTCGAGGAGGCCGCGCGCTACCTCGACAACGGAGCGCCGTTTCGCACGCTGGTCCTCGGTCACACGCACAACCCGGGGGTCGTCGGGTCGGGGCGGTGGACCTACGCGAACCTCGGTTCGTGGGCCCTCGAACAGGCGAGCTGGGGCGAGCTCACGCAGGGGAGGGTACGCGTGTACTGCGCGGCGACGGGGCGCGAGTACGGGGCGGAGCGCTACCGCGAGATTCTCCTCGGGCGCGAGCTCCCCGACATGGCGGGCTGGTTCGGACGGTACTACCGGGGCTTCTTCCGCTACGACGTAGAGGCCATTGCGAGGGACTTTCCAGCCGACCCTTCCCCCCGAGAGTGA